Proteins from a single region of Choloepus didactylus isolate mChoDid1 chromosome 10, mChoDid1.pri, whole genome shotgun sequence:
- the LOC119545339 gene encoding LOW QUALITY PROTEIN: uncharacterized protein LOC119545339 (The sequence of the model RefSeq protein was modified relative to this genomic sequence to represent the inferred CDS: inserted 3 bases in 2 codons; deleted 1 base in 1 codon): MGAALPRGQGRGEPGGAEGGKSDEVRGNRRLLGHQRASRSRGMSPGEEPFARNVSAPQHAXDLINLLGKDRGSGWRTDCGELQKLTCATIKRAVAFSDSPRASEIEXAPEPAVGGPGSTLPSQEKRTKRGDGLGDGPALQTLQSLETKPPLQASTSRRDKGSEEIRREPMGRIGGFRLLVVGAWRGLGGEEQWLSFQPTYNNLGWSSEDTPGLLVWKQIAFPKL, translated from the exons ATGGGGGCCGCCCTTCCCCGGGGGCAGGGGCGTGGGGAACCCGGCGGTGCGGAGGGAGGAAAGAGCGACGAGGTCAGAGGAAACCGAAGGCTCCTGGGGCACCAAAGGGCTTCCCGCAGTCGGGGAATGAGCCCTGGGGAGGAGCCTTTCGCGAGAAACGTGAGCGCGCCCCAACACG CAGACCTCATAAACCTCCTTGGCAAAGACCGGGGAAGCGGCTGGCGGACCGACTGCGGT GAACTCCAGAAATTAACCTGCGCTACAATTAAACGGGCTGTCGCCTTTTCAGACTCACCTCGAGCGAGCGAGATAGA AGCTCCCGAACCGGCGGTGGGGGGACCTGGGTCCACCCTCCCGTCCCAGGAGAAGAGGACAAAAAGGGGAGATGGACTTGGAGATGGCCCCGCCCTTCAAACGCTCCAATCCTTGGAAACCAAACCTCCTCTCCAAGCCTCCACGTCTAGAAGGGACAAAGGCAGCGAGGAGATCCGTAGAGAACCGATGGGGAGGATAGGTGGCTTTCGGCTTCTGGTGGTGGGCGCgtggagggggctggggggggaGGAACAGTGGCTAAGTTTCCAGCCCACGTATAACAATCTAGGATGGTCTTCAGAAGATACACCGGGTCTCCTGGTTTGGAAGCAAATTGCCTTCCCAAAACTGTGA